Proteins co-encoded in one Arachis hypogaea cultivar Tifrunner chromosome 13, arahy.Tifrunner.gnm2.J5K5, whole genome shotgun sequence genomic window:
- the LOC112737665 gene encoding uncharacterized protein isoform X1, with protein sequence MMMKRKMSREKSLSKVEGQQKKALEEDPTVFDYDGVYDKIKEEVSRPLIQDRKERKVWLQRTFCMIFIQPLIKLLHTVHKILEGGNMRIEQSKELQRHAKVEAKVIHDRESGRSRGFGFVTYSSLEEVNSAIESLDGAVTASRDMISTIICVKAWMMNFVTLLVLGWWNWTCFLCSGYAKS encoded by the exons atgatgatgaagagaaAGATGTCGAGAGAGAAATCACTCTCCAAG GTTGAGGGGCAGCAAAAGAAAGCCTTAGAAGAAGATCCAACTGTATTTGATTATGATGGAGTCTATGACAAAATAAAAGAGGAAGTTTCCCGCCCATTGATACAAGATCGCAAAGAGAGAAAAGTATG GTTACAAAGGACTTTTTGCATGATTTTTATACAACCCTTGATAAAATTGTTGCACACGGTGCACAAGATCCTCGAGGGAGGAAACATGAGAATCGAGCAGAGCAAAGAACTGCAGAGACATGCGAAAGTGGAAGCCAAGGTAATCCATGACAGGGAAAGTGGAAGATCAAGAGGCTTTGGATTTGTGACTTACAGCAGCCTTGAAGAGGTCAACAGTGCTATTGAGTCCTTAGATGGCGCGGTAACCG CTTCTCGTGACATGATTTCCACAATAATATGCGTCAAAGCATGGATGATGAATTTCGTGACATTGTTGGTGTTAG GTTGGTGGAATTGGACATGTTTTTTGTGCAGTGGATATGCCAAGTCTTAG
- the LOC112737665 gene encoding uncharacterized protein isoform X2, which yields MMMKRKMSREKSLSKVEGQQKKALEEDPTVFDYDGVYDKIKEEVSRPLIQDRKERKVWLQRTFCMIFIQPLIKLLHTVHKILEGGNMRIEQSKELQRHAKVEAKVIHDRESGRSRGFGFVTYSSLEEVNSAIESLDGAVTGWWNWTCFLCSGYAKS from the exons atgatgatgaagagaaAGATGTCGAGAGAGAAATCACTCTCCAAG GTTGAGGGGCAGCAAAAGAAAGCCTTAGAAGAAGATCCAACTGTATTTGATTATGATGGAGTCTATGACAAAATAAAAGAGGAAGTTTCCCGCCCATTGATACAAGATCGCAAAGAGAGAAAAGTATG GTTACAAAGGACTTTTTGCATGATTTTTATACAACCCTTGATAAAATTGTTGCACACGGTGCACAAGATCCTCGAGGGAGGAAACATGAGAATCGAGCAGAGCAAAGAACTGCAGAGACATGCGAAAGTGGAAGCCAAGGTAATCCATGACAGGGAAAGTGGAAGATCAAGAGGCTTTGGATTTGTGACTTACAGCAGCCTTGAAGAGGTCAACAGTGCTATTGAGTCCTTAGATGGCGCGGTAACCG GTTGGTGGAATTGGACATGTTTTTTGTGCAGTGGATATGCCAAGTCTTAG
- the LOC112737667 gene encoding riboflavin synthase — MATQMAAAAVVPSSIVSTSTTPKITASTYTSLLLSKAHHHRRLAFNPILKPSPLRLTFLPNKLRSTLPLRRTNATAPQTRCLFTGIVEELGTVKQLGKAPHGGFDMVIAAKTVLEGVNLGDSIAVNGTCLTVMEFDANTFTVGLSPETLRKTSLEELQSGSLVNLERALTPTSRMGGHFVQGHVDDTGIIFSKVPEGDSLWIKVKAEKELLKYVVPKGFIAVDGTSLTVVDVNDGEGWFNFMLVAYTQQKVVIPLKEVGQKVNLEADILGKQVERLLSGYISIWSS, encoded by the exons ATGGCAACGCAAATGGCGGCAGCAGCAGTAGTTCCATCTTCTATTGTCTCCACATCCACAACCCCCAAAATCACAGCATCAACATACACCTCTCTCCTCCTTTCCAAAGCCCATCACCATCGCCGCCTCGCGTTCAATCCAATCTTAAAACCCTCCCCACTCCGCCTCACGTTCCTCCCCAATAAACTCAGATCCACCCTCCCCCTCCGCCGCACCAATGCCACCGCACCTCAAACTCGATGCCTCTTCACCGGCATCGTTGAAGAATTGGGAACCGTCAAGCAACTCGGCAAGGCCCCACACGGTGGCTTCGACATGGTAATTGCGGCCAAGACCGTTCTTGAGGGCGTTAACCTCGGCGACAGCATCGCCGTTAACGGAACCTGCCTCACCGTAATGGAGTTCGACGCCAATACGTTCACCGTTGGCTTGTCACCGGAGACTCTGAGGAAGACCTCTCTGGAGGAGCTGCAGAGCGGGTCGCTGGTCAACCTGGAGCGGGCGTTGACCCCTACGAGCCGCATGGGCGGGCACTTCGTCCAAGGTCACGTGGATGACACGGGTATCATATTCTCGAAGGTTCCTGAAGGTGATTCGctttggatcaag GTAAAGGCTGAGAAGGAGTTGCTGAAGTATGTGGTGCCAAAAGGATTTATTGCAGTGGACGGGACGAGTTTGACGGTGGTGGATGTAAATGATGGAGAAGGATGGTTCAATTTCATGCTTGTGGCGTACACGCAGCAGAAGGTGGTTATTCCATTGAAGGAAGTTGGCCAGAAGGTGAACCTGGAGGCTGACATTCTTGGGAAGCAAGTGGAGAGGCTACTCAGTGGATACATTAGCATTTGGAGCTCTTGA